The Nitrospinota bacterium genomic sequence GGCTGGCCACGGCGCTTCTGTACGGCGTGATGTCCGACACCATGCGGCTGGAGCGCGGGGCGACAAGGCGGGATTTCGAGGCGTTCACGGCGCTTTGGCCCATGGCCAACAAGGACATGCTCTCGGACATGGCCCGGCCCAGGCTGAAAAACGGCGAGCTTAAATATTTCACCCGCGCCATAAGGAACCGGCATCTTTCCGGCGATTTTCTTTTCATCTGGCTAGGGAGGGTGGACAAGGAGGACATCATCCCGAGATTGGCCGATTTCTCCTTGCAGATGGGGGAGTCTTCCTTCTCCGTCACCTGCGGGGTGGTGCGCAACGAGGTGGTGATATCACTGCGCAGCCTGGACCCGGAGCGCAACGCCGGAGAGGTGGCGCGGTCGCTTTTCGGGCGATGGGGCGGGGCGGGGGGGCATCACGCCATGGCGAAGGCCGTGTTCCCCCTTGCGGCGTTCAAGCGCGCATTCGCGCTGACGAAGATGAAGGAAGTGTCCGGCAAGACCCTGGCGATTCTCAAGGAAGAGCTTTTGTGACCATGCGCCGTCAGGGACGAATGAACACGGGTGGAATGAATTCGACAAAGGTATCTTGAAAAAGGCCGGCGCTGGAAAGGACAAATAAAATGTGGATAACGGGAAATCTTGTCAAACAGGGTAAACTTTGGGCCGTGGCCGTGCCATGCCTGGAGGACTATACACAGGGCCGCACAAAAAAAGAGGCCTATGAAATGGCGAAGGACATGCTTGAACAGCTTGCCAAAAGTGAAGGGTTTGAAGGATTGACGGTGGCCGTGCGCCCGTTGACGGGAGACACTTTTCTGGCAGGATCAAAGGACACAAAGCGTTTCACCGCATTCGTCCTGCGCCGATGGCGAAAAGCGCACAACCTCACCCTGGCGCAGGCCGCCAGACGGCTTGGCATATCGTCCCAAAACGCATATGCGCGTTATGAAAAAGGTTTGAACGAGCCAACGCTGTCGCAGATGGAAAGGCTGGTCAGCTCGATAGCGCCGGGCGAGCCGATGTTTGTGGCGTTTGGCGCCCCGGCCGGGACAGCGGCTTAAGCAATCTCCGATGCCGTTACCTCAAAGCTTCAGATTCACCCTCCTTGCCCAGGACTCTTCCTGCAAAGGGCGGCTTGGCCAGATTGTCACCCCGCACGGGGTCATAAAGACCCCGGTGTTCATGCCGGTGGGGACGCAGGGGAGCGTGAAGACGCTCGACCCGGACGAGGTGGCGGGGCTGGGTTTCCCGATTATCCTTGCCAACACTTATCACATGTTCCTGCGCCCCGGCCACGCCGCCGTCAAGGAGCTTGGTGGGCTGCATCGTTTCATGAACTGGAAAGGCTCCATACTCACGGATTCTGGCGGATTCCAGGTGTTCTCCATGCGCGACCTTGTGAAGATAACCGAGGAGGGGGTGCTGTTCGCATCGCATCTGGACGGCTCCAAACATCTGCTCACCCCGGAGCTATCCATCGGGATACAGGAAGCGCTGGGGGCGGACATCATCATGGCGTTCGACGAGCTTGTGCCGCCGGAGTCGTCCGAAGATTTCGCAAGGGAAGCGGACGGCCGGAGCGCCCGATGGGCGGAGCGCTGTTTAAAGGCGAAGACGCGGCCAGACCAGGCGTTGTTCGGCATCACGCAGGGTGGATTCGACGAAACCTTGCGCCGGTCGAGCGCGGAACGGATCGTCTCCATGGGGTTCGATGGATACGCAATCGGCGGGCTTAGCGTTGGGGAGTCCAAAGAGGTGATGGCGGCGATGATCGAAGCGGCGGAACCGGCGTTGCCCAAAGACAAACCGCGATACCTGATGGGAGTGGGGACGCCGGACGATCTTGTGCGATGCGTGGCGCGGGGGATAGACATGTTCGATTGCGTGATGCCGACGCGCAACGCCCGCAACGGCTCGCTGTTCACATCGCAGGGGAAGGTGGCGATAAAGAACGCCCAATACGCGCTGGACAAAGGGCCGCTGGATCCCGAATGCGATTGCCACACCTGCCGTAATTTCTCCCGGGCGTACCTGCGGCATCTGTTCATGAGCGGCGAGATACTTGCGTTGAAGCTGAACACGATCCACAACCTTGCGTTTTACAGACGAAGGATAGACCAGATACACAAGGCGGTCGCGGAAGGAAGATTGGGAAAGTGGGCGGAGAGGCTGGAAGGGGAGGTTTAGTATCGCCGGCGGGCCGCCGGCAATTGCCGCCAAGATGGCGGCGCTACATAAGAAACCGTGACTGGACGACCACCGGGAAGCGTGACACTGCCTGATTTTATCCCGGATGGGTTATACTGAATAATACGTTTATCCGGAGAATGTCTCGATGAAAGAGCCGACAGCGTTCCGCATCACGCCAAAAATTAAAAAGCGGCTGGACAAATTCGCCAAGGAGACTAAAAGAACG encodes the following:
- a CDS encoding helix-turn-helix transcriptional regulator, translated to MWITGNLVKQGKLWAVAVPCLEDYTQGRTKKEAYEMAKDMLEQLAKSEGFEGLTVAVRPLTGDTFLAGSKDTKRFTAFVLRRWRKAHNLTLAQAARRLGISSQNAYARYEKGLNEPTLSQMERLVSSIAPGEPMFVAFGAPAGTAA
- the tgt gene encoding tRNA guanosine(34) transglycosylase Tgt, which gives rise to MPLPQSFRFTLLAQDSSCKGRLGQIVTPHGVIKTPVFMPVGTQGSVKTLDPDEVAGLGFPIILANTYHMFLRPGHAAVKELGGLHRFMNWKGSILTDSGGFQVFSMRDLVKITEEGVLFASHLDGSKHLLTPELSIGIQEALGADIIMAFDELVPPESSEDFAREADGRSARWAERCLKAKTRPDQALFGITQGGFDETLRRSSAERIVSMGFDGYAIGGLSVGESKEVMAAMIEAAEPALPKDKPRYLMGVGTPDDLVRCVARGIDMFDCVMPTRNARNGSLFTSQGKVAIKNAQYALDKGPLDPECDCHTCRNFSRAYLRHLFMSGEILALKLNTIHNLAFYRRRIDQIHKAVAEGRLGKWAERLEGEV